A genomic region of Kluyveromyces marxianus DMKU3-1042 DNA, complete genome, chromosome 5 contains the following coding sequences:
- the SPO11 gene encoding DNA topoisomerase (ATP-hydrolyzing), protein MDCSLRTLMDGCHSRAELKQRMLPRSRVVEFSKIKSEEECQRQITNNMRFMRLALKEHGIPIEIRFHNSRNNEVSWKYPEFGSNWKKCSKVPQLLQLLSIVNERLKLKKTSTTVRDIYYGNVELFGNQSTVEQLLQRLESMFQVEKQFFNIVSTQKGLLFAGPKLSIEGQIFHQECQLVPYMNKEEVPISIGAGESCAKVVVLEKDAIFQQLIQCKNLVQNWIVITGKGYPDLLTRQLLHHMGQKLPQEVEFLIYTDSDPYGIDIVTKYMSHATLRNVQCSRIKHKGVLLSQLIARNRPGTHQMLVLLPLSLRDSTFAMNLIRRMMCQDTQIEEKTKRSLRDELQKQLFFQRKGEMNVVNNGDLEQYFSEEALRNTT, encoded by the coding sequence ATGGATTGTAGTCTCAGGACATTGATGGATGGATGCCATAGCAGGGCAGAATTAAAGCAACGCATGTTGCCCCGGTCTCGGGTAGTCGAATTTAGTAAAATTAAgtctgaagaagagtgtCAGCGGCAAATAACGAACAACATGAGGTTTATGCGCCTAGCTTTGAAAGAACATGGGATACCCATTGAGATTCGGTTTCACAACTCAAGGAATAACGAGGTTTCATGGAAGTACCCAGAATTCGGAAGCAACTGGAAGAAGTGCAGCAAGGTGCCACAGCTATTGCAATTACTCTCCATTGTAAACGAACgattgaagttgaagaaaactaGCACTACGGTAAGAGACATATATTACGGGAATGTAGAATTATTTGGGAACCAAAGTACGGTAGAGCAGCTTTTGCAACGGCTGGAAAGCATGTTCCAAGTGGAGAAAcagttcttcaacattgTTTCAACGCAAAAGGGTCTACTATTTGCGGGGCCAAAACTAAGCATAGAAGGCCAGATTTTCCACCAGGAGTGTCAGTTGGTGCCATACATGAACAAGGAAGAAGTTCCAATCTCTATAGGTGCCGGGGAATCTTGTGCAAAAGTTGTTGTGCTCGAGAAAGACGCCATCTTCCAGCAATTGATCCAATGCAAAAACTTAGTCCAAAATTGGATAGTAATTACTGGGAAGGGGTATCCCGACCTATTGACAAGACAATTACTCCATCATATGGGCCAGAAGCTCCCACAAGAGGTGGAATTCTTAATCTACACAGATTCAGATCCGTACGGGATCGATATTGTCACTAAATACATGTCGCATGCAACGTTACGGAACGTCCAGTGCTCGCGAATCAAGCACAAGGGAGTGCTATTGAGCCAATTAATAGCGAGAAATAGGCCTGGCACGCACCAAatgctggtgctgctgccaCTTTCGTTACGTGACTCGACGTTTGCCATGAATTTAATTCGTCGCATGATGTGTCAGGACACGCAGATTGAAGAGAAGACCAAAAGGTCGTTGAGAGACGAACTACAGAAACAGTTGTTCTTCCAGAGGAAGGGCGAGATGAACGTAGTGAACAATGGGGACTTGGAACAGTACTTTTCAGAGGAGGCGCTACGCAATACTACTTAG
- the ERP4 gene encoding Erp4p: MIFALIPLLTVFFCSFCAAQSSNYAPFAIALPAFSKECLYHDLLDANDALVVSYQVLTGGNFEIDFDITAPDGSTIVTEKQKKYSDFLLRSFGIGQYKFCFTNTHGTALKKVEVTLEMAKNEMSDDQTEKPEDLITNNAIEEIDRNLNKITKMMNYLRAREWRNMYTVQSTESRIVWLSILTMGIMAGISILQATIVHFMFKDRQRNYV; the protein is encoded by the coding sequence ATGATTTTTGCTTTAATCCCACTGTTGAcggttttcttttgtagtttttGTGCTGCTCAATCGAGTAACTATGCACCATTTGCCATTGCATTGCCAGCGTTCTCGAAGGAGTGTCTATACCACGATTTGCTCGATGCCAACGATGCATTGGTGGTAAGCTACCAGGTGTTGACCGGGGGAAACTTCGAAATCGACTTTGATATTACTGCTCCAGATGGATCGACCATTGTTACCgaaaagcagaagaagtacTCTGACTTTTTGTTGAGATCGTTTGGTATTGGTCAGTACAAGTTCTGTTTCACTAACACCCACGGAACAGCACTAAAAAAAGTGGAGGTGACGCTAGAGATGGCCAAGAACGAGATGAGCGACGACCAGACGGAGAAACCGGAAGATTTGATAACGAACAATGCGATCGAAGAAATTGACAGAAACTTGAATAAGATCACCAAGATGATGAACTACTTGAGAGCCAGAGAGTGGAGAAACATGTACACCGTGCAGTCCACAGAATCCCGTATCGTGTGGCTGTCGATCTTGACCATGGGTATCATGGCGGGGATCAGCATCTTGCAAGCGACGATTGTCCATTTCATGTTCAAGGACCGTCAAAGAAACTACGTTTAG
- the RPN7 gene encoding proteasome regulatory particle lid subunit RPN7, giving the protein MPEETETQYSDPAVNRVPNYEASDHAFVLSQERLAHLHEESREKLLEIVREEEMAPYYKHLSGELPSSVFEWDQSFYDGLVARNEEEIAKLKAHLEEIEEKDEGELEKAQSWINLGEYYAKIGDRENAEETLTKALDKAVSTGAKIDIMLTITRLGFFYNDQHYVKQKLEAVNSLIEKGGDWERRNRYKTYKGIHSLAIRDFKTAASLLVDSLATFTSTELTSYENIATYAFVTGLFAFERTDLKDKIIDSPELLALMTTTPALQSISSLSISLYTSEYKSYFPYLLETYDKVLLPSKYLNQHADYFVREMRRKVYAQLLESYKTLSMKSMAGAFGVSEDFLDKDLCKFIPTKQLNCVIDRVNGIVETNRPDNKNAQYQLLVKQGDGLLTKLQKYGAAVKLTGTDRII; this is encoded by the coding sequence AtgccagaagaaacagaaacacAATACAGCGATCCAGCAGTGAACAGGGTGCCCAATTACGAAGCGTCCGACCATGCATTTGTGTTAAGCCAAGAGAGGTTGGCTCATTTGCACGAGGAGAGTCGTGAGAAGTTGCTTGAAATTGTTAGAGAGGAGGAGATGGCGCCATACTACAAGCATTTGAGTGGCGAGTTGCCATCTAGCGTTTTCGAATGGGACCAGTCGTTTTACGATGGGTTAGTGGCGAGAAATGAGGAAGAGATTGCCAAGTTAAAGGCTCATTTGGAGGAGATCGAGGAGAAAGACGAGGGGGAATTGGAGAAGGCGCAATCGTGGATCAACTTGGGAGAATATTACGCCAAGATTGGTGACCGTGAAAACGCAGAGGAGACTTTGACGAAGGCATTGGACAAGGCGGTATCTACCGGGGCCAAGATCGATATCATGTTGACCATAACGAGACTAGGGTTCTTCTATAACGACCAGCACTATGTGAAACAGAAATTGGAAGCTGTAAACTCGCTTATCGAGAAAGGTGGCGATTGGGAGAGAAGGAACAGGTACAAAACGTATAAGGGGATCCATTCGTTGGCGATCAGAGACTTCAAGACGGCCGCTTCGCTTCTAGTGGACTCTCTTGCCACATTCACATCGACTGAACTTACCTCCTACGAGAACATTGCCACATATGCGTTTGTTACCGGGTTGTTTGCATTCGAAAGAACCGACTTGAAAGACAAAATCATCGACTCCCCAGAATTGTTGGCCCTAATGACCACCACGCCAGCTCTACAGTCGATATCGTCCCTCTCGATATCGCTATACACCTCAGAGTACAAGAGCTACTTCCCATACCTATTGGAGACCTACGACAAGGTGCTTCTCCCTTCGAAATACTTGAACCAGCACGCCGACTATTTTGTAAGAGAAATGAGGAGGAAAGTGTACGCCCAACTATTGGAATCCTACAAGACACTTTCAATGAAGTCCATGGCCGGAGCTTTCGGTGTCTCCGAAGACTTTTTGGACAAGGACTTGTGCAAGTTTATTCCAACAAAACAGCTTAACTGTGTCATCGACCGTGTCAACGGCATCGTCGAGACAAACAGACCAGATAACAAAAATGCCCAGTACCAGCTTTTGGTCAAACAAGGGGACGGTTTACTCACAAAATTACAAAAGTACGGTGCTGCAGTGAAGCTCACTGGTACCGATCgtataatataa
- the CTT1 gene encoding catalase T, which produces MPSDPPVYSTSNGFKYPHHPYGAQYARPGGPILLQDSHLIESLARFDRERIPERVVHAKGGGCHFEFELTDSLSDITYADPYQTPGYKCPGVVRFSTVGGESGTPDTARDPRGVSFKFYTKWGNHDWVFNNTPVFFIRDANKFPHFIHTQKRYPHNHLGQASDSGMYWDYLTQNVESIHQITYMFGDRGTPASWTDMSAYSGHTFKFVNKEGDLTYVQIHVLPENGFKTLPLEKASELAGKNPDYHQQLLYEKLQRGEKPKYTCYVQTMTPEQAENFRYSINDLTKVWPHKEFPLRKFGTITLTENVTNYFEEIEQIAFSPSNTCIPGIEPSNDSVLQSRLFSYPDTQRHRLGANYMQLPINRPANMGKEMCPFAGANFQRDGPMCLFNFKDQPNYIATHAGENAVKFAECTREGGQIAPHDKFTGVVLEKDVLEEIKKQEEKRSGHEQVVNAKINEYYIVNGCSPLDLEQPRALYEKVYDDEMKEHFVNNVVAHASNISIPEIKTRVSQYFGLLNADLGQKIAKGLGIAWEPLTFEEYAAKISTSAAY; this is translated from the coding sequence ATGCCATCTGATCCGCCAGTTTATTCGACTTCCAATGGGTTCAAGTACCCACACCATCCATATGGGGCACAGTATGCTCGCCCAGGTGGTCCAATTCTTCTACAAGACAGCCATTTAATTGAGTCATTGGCTAGGTTTGACAGAGAACGGATTCCAGAAAGAGTGGTGCATGCCAAGGGTGGAGGATGCCACTTTGAGTTTGAATTGACCGATTCGTTGTCAGATATCACTTATGCTGATCCATATCAGACCCCTGGGTACAAGTGTCCGGGTGTTGTTCGTTTTAGTACTGTTGGTGGTGAATCTGGTACTCCGGACACAGCTAGAGACCCTAGAGGAGTGAGCTTCAAGTTCTACACGAAGTGGGGGAACCACGATTGGGTGTTCAACAACACGCCTGTGTTTTTCATTCGCGATGCGAACAAGTTCCCACACTTTATCCACACGCAAAAGCGTTATCCTCATAACCATTTGGGGCAAGCTTCCGATAGTGGTATGTACTGGGATTACTTGACGCAAAATGTGGAGTCGATCCATCAGATCACTTATATGTTTGGTGACAGGGGTACGCCTGCTTCGTGGACCGATATGAGTGCTTATTCGGGCCACACGTTCAAGTTTGTGAACAAGGAAGGTGACTTGACGTATGTGCAAATCCATGTTTTGCCTGAGAACGGGTTCAAGACGCTTCCATTGGAGAAGGCGAGCGAGCTTGCCGGGAAGAACCCCGACTACCACCAGCAATTGTTGTACGAGAAGTTACAACGTGGCGAAAAGCCCAAGTATACTTGCTATGTGCAAACGATGACTCCCGAGCAGGCGGAAAATTTCCGTTACTCGATTAACGACTTGACCAAGGTTTGGCCACACAAGGAGTTCCCATTGCGGAAGTTTGGTACCATCACTCTCACTGAAAACGTCACCAACTACTTTGAAGAGATTGAACAGATTGCCTTCTCGCCTTCCAACACTTGTATCCCGGGTATCGAGCCTTCCAACGACTCGGTTTTGCAATCGCGCTTGTTCTCGTACCCTGACACGCAACGCCACAGGCTCGGGGCCAACTACATGCAATTGCCCATCAACAGGCCTGCTAACATGGGCAAAGAGATGTGTCCATTTGCCGGTGCCAACTTCCAAAGGGACGGCCCAATGTGtttgttcaacttcaagGACCAGCCAAACTACATCGCAACGCACGCGGGCGAAAACGCAGTCAAGTTTGCCGAGTGCACCCGCGAAGGCGGCCAAATCGCACCCCATGACAAGTTCACCGGTGTGGTGTTGGAGAAGGATGTCCTAGAGGAGATcaagaagcaagaagagaagcGCAGCGGCCATGAACAAGTTGTTAATGCGAAAATCAACGAGTACTACATCGTGAACGGTTGCTCGCCACTTGACCTCGAACAACCAAGGGCATTGTACGAAAAGGTTTACGACGATGAAATGAAGGAACACTTTGTCAACAATGTGGTTGCCCATGCTTCCAATATCTCGATTCCAGAGATCAAGACCCGCGTTTCTCAGTACTTTGGCTTGTTGAACGCTGATTTGGGCCAGAAAATTGCCAAGGGTCTCGGAATTGCCTGGGAACCTCtcacttttgaagaatatgcAGCCAAGATCTCTACATCGGCCGCATACTGA
- the NNF2 gene encoding Nnf2p has product MPCEDVSLSFIRKHHFKDSLALLVVFLSFNHIASLLLLVSFSIVTRSRNFLSECFIRFFLPKSHYNGFINDDDYQIKPVCGGSVQVASGNSNASGNAKIPKKKLGAAAAKQQQQQQQQQQQQQQQQQQQQQQQQQSHHQQQQQQQQQPTVLISGGVDRPSILSGGGDIGKSKYASSKKKKVFLLIQELLVASLLRYYGDKYFSEPIENLAMSIVASCLVNDPKDALSVATTCSIMYALSTQWIQKLMMILDIKNTFIGFPARPSSARLIEKYPQLMHKLPAIFEVLSFSSKYIRYASYLASFHVVVSQIKQNLIVQSYERKSESINSSNNNNNNNSNNNSSNGSTNGAETPGAAATGGANNSGENGANGSPALTPVKDTSTSNSHTNAGNGSGIQAASMTQAASISSIVSNGAAGSAATGTVSGGGGGTTPGGTPTNGSVFLQPLPIYSSLVKDSSVNDISITSPSASNNQTWVPNITTAFSTDHNPDHRNDLSNQVYNLELNLDSQDNCPNLSTISTVNLQNFVRQLFRWKNHHIIPPIWAIFTATQTLISEKNNIKVSNDNVAPLTTTVAVDDDKIGPTVGNNNNNETSANSELSPVSSGANGNGNGNGNGNANGIGQAQGKGVFSSKSISDSMTLIAPAMDDYHKLNLVSTEFKNDYRVCITFIGSNSITFRIDSLFEGELIVLVNGVIWSQVGSAIVPSVPGQEYTIVSGLVPLCSYDIQFINRLNELEDYLIADLMVRTIGKSGDQEALDLSFPSYYHRKFLSPILTLQHSILTTNANLAEERAKLKKTRREVTKKLNTMKQDIETFKSKLEFNVTQDEKSASKVENLKMALKQGENQTAQLENKLKQLTQEESELEEVYLIEKDRHFQRTLECSKAEDQWKMKVKETESQLNKLKQELQQLQVKKSKSVNKHVKLQKEVDQMNDDFHKYSAAFLEKRNKERVERNQLRSREATDLELRIKGLEQDISRLEGEANQLHQIIQNGAF; this is encoded by the coding sequence ATGCCTTGTGAGGACGTGTCGCTTTCCTTCATCAGGAAGCACCATTTCAAGGATTCGCTAGCGTTATTGGTGGTTTTTCTAAGCTTCAACCATATTGCGTCTTTATTATTGCTAGTATCATTCAGCATTGTGACGCGATCGCGCAACTTTCTGTCGGAATGTTTCATCCGGTTCTTCTTGCCCAAGAGCCATTACAATGGGTTTATCAATGACGACGATTATCAGATCAAACCGGTGTGCGGTGGGTCTGTTCAGGTTGCTAGTGGGAATTCAAATGCTAGTGGGAATGCGAAGATtccgaagaagaaattgggggcagcagcagcgaagcagcagcaacaacaacagcaacaacaacaacaacaacagcaacaacagcaacagcaacaacagcagcaacagcaatcACACcatcaacagcagcaacagcagcagcagcaaccaACAGTTTTGATTTCTGGCGGTGTGGATCGGCCATCGATCTTGAGCGGTGGTGGAGATATAGGCAAGTCGAAGTATGCTTcgtcgaagaagaagaaggtgtttCTGTTGATCCAGGAACTGTTGGTGGCATCGTTGTTGAGATACTATGGGGATAAGTACTTTTCGGAGCCTATAGAGAATTTAGCGATGTCGATTGTGGCGTCGTGTTTGGTGAACGATCCGAAAGATGCGCTCAGTGTAGCAACGACGTGTTCGATAATGTACGCATTGTCCACGCAGTGGATACAGAAgctgatgatgattttagACATCAAGAACACTTTTATAGGGTTTCCAGCGAGGCCTTCGTCGGCACGCTTGATAGAAAAGTACCCGCAACTCATGCATAAGCTGCCTGCGatctttgaagttttgtCGTTTTCGAGCAAGTACATCAGGTATGCGTCTTATTTGGCGTCGTTCCATGTGGTGGTGTCACAGATCAAGCAGAACCTAATAGTGCAATCGTATGAGCGCAAGAGTGAGAGCATCAATAGcagtaataacaataacaataacaatagcAATAACAATAGCAGCAACGGCAGCACCAATGGAGCGGAAACTCCCGGTGCAGCAGCAACCGGTGGGGCGAACAATAGCGGTGAGAACGGGGCCAACGGCTCGCCTGCACTCACACCAGTTAAAGACACCTCTACTTCTAATTCCCATACTAATGCTGGCAACGGCAGTGGTATTCAAGCAGCTAGCATGACGCAAGCGGCCAGCATATCGTCTATTGTGTCTAATGGTGCTGCTGGTTCTGCGGCAACAGGTACTGTaagtggtggtggtggcGGTACTACCCCAGGCGGTACCCCAACGAACGGTTCCGTTTTTTTACAACCACTGCCTATCTACTCATCTTTGGTTAAAGACTCTTCGGTAAACGATATCAGCATTACTTCACCATCTGCTTCTAATAACCAAACCTGGGTTCCCAACATCACGACTGCATTTTCAACGGACCACAATCCGGACCACCGCAATGACCTTTCTAACCAAGTATACAACTTGGAGTTGAACCTTGACTCACAGGATAATTGTCCCAACCTTTCGACGATCTCGACTGTTAACCTGCAAAACTTCGTCAGACAATTGTTCCGGTGGAAGAACCACCATATCATCCCTCCAATCTGGGCCATATTCACAGCAACACAGACTTTGATTTCGGAGAAGAACAACATCAAGGTCTCGAATGACAACGTTGCTCCGTTGACCACTACGGTTGCTGTTGACGACGATAAAATTGGGCCTACAGTGgggaacaacaacaacaacgagACAAGTGCGAACTCAGAACTGTCTCCGGTCAGTTCGGGTGCGAATGGGAACGGGAACGGGAACGGGAACGGGAACGCGAATGGCATTGGCCAAGCCCAGGGCAAAGGTGTTTTCAGCAGCAAGTCTATCTCGGACTCCATGACGTTAATTGCACCGGCAATGGACGATTACCACAAGTTAAACTTGGTGTCTACGGAATTCAAGAACGACTACAGAGTGTGCATCACGTTTATTGGGTCGAACTCGATCACATTCCGGATCGATAGTCTTTTTGAAGGCGAGCTTATCGTGCTTGTGAACGGGGTCATATGGTCGCAAGTCGGGTCTGCCATCGTGCCTAGCGTTCCGGGACAAGAGTATACGATTGTGAGCGGACTTGTTCCGCTATGCTCCTACGACATCCAGTTCATCAACCGGTTGAACGAGCTCGAGGACTACCTCATCGCGGACCTCATGGTAAGAACCATCGGCAAGAGCGGCGACCAAGAGGCCCTCGACCTCAGCTTCCCGTCGTACTACCATCGGAAGTTCTTGTCGCCGATTCTCACTTTGCAGCACTCGATTCTAACGACGAACGCGAACTTGGCTGAGGAAAGGGCCAAGCTGAAGAAAACGAGAAGAGAGGTGACGAAGAAGCTCAACACGATGAAGCAGGACATCGAGACGTTCAAGTCGAAGCTCGAGTTCAACGTGACGCAGGACGAGAAGAGCGCGTCCAAGGTGgaaaacttgaagatgGCTTTGAAACAGGGCGAGAACCAAACGGCGCAGTTGGAGAACAAGTTAAAGCAATTGACACAGGAGGAGAGCGAACTCGAGGAGGTATACTTGATCGAGAAGGACCGTCACTTCCAAAGGACGTTGGAATGCAGCAAGGCTGAGGACCAATGGAAGATGAAGGTGAAGGAGACCGAGTCGcaattgaacaagttgaagcAAGAGTTGCAACAGTTGCAggtgaagaagagcaagagtGTGAACAAGCACGTGAAGTTGCAGAAGGAAGTTGATCAAATGAACGACGATTTCCACAAGTACAGTGCTGCGTTTTTGGAGAAGAGGAACAAAGAGCGTGTGGAGCGGAACCAGCTGCGTTCGCGCGAGGCGACGGACCTTGAGTTGAGAATCAAGGGTCTTGAGCAGGATATCAGCCGTTTGGAGGGCGAAGCCAACCAGCTCCACCAGATCATACAGAACGGCGCCTTCTAG